The following are encoded in a window of Episyrphus balteatus chromosome X, idEpiBalt1.1, whole genome shotgun sequence genomic DNA:
- the LOC129920597 gene encoding uncharacterized protein LOC129920597 isoform X13, translating to MEVAELETETGVSKSSTSVSESSKQVKVDSDIERPTAQPALVSAPEAVTAAPSIPSQQLPIDGTQQIQLQEKQRQDNINNTLKEIISDIDRVIEQEDGQQQKHNYEVQQEQRRKEQQRLDEQQRLAQQLQYQQYLNQQQPEFMPQQTPYYQTQPALRGQHPTVATKTVSNEESRSETGYVKKNESYEVEEHDGFRMARSSKTTVQESHSPMYMTQKEQRSMSLPYWKNQNTEESSSTISKRVDLQKIFTPATDCEEIIPKNRKLYASSAFYSPNLHPTVEDQVALARRISHSLSDISNHTSKGQSMYVNRKKRSVKWVHEGSGKGQPDIQEYNEEYKENENNYNDKNLLRLVMNPRGQVRDLNSVREPLSETGLLSPDRCAELVTALNAPKGRGAELFAKRRRKAEKWIVDETNAGIESPSGLIDHQQQPYKPTSPASMVPAYSDVGIHRVQLNMQQDKIQDKYSQPSLKIIKSPWEAALETGSASNAFEEVNKHGGQYPHYGQYEYQQTPHKSITPTPLQDQQGCKVYQPKSSSSSSQRDLAYKPNIPQGWKAPAVVLPKAVSPYNEIANFVEATTKIEQVSSAAKKCEEITQKDEDEIIHLMTKTKLIIPKQEQQHMKTVPYAENDYVSYDSALQQLQNVLEGCEKREMEMLHEQQKLQQQIKPEYQVGEMFSQRKQSVSPDKEYESNNEVAIIEKQDENEDYVKVPVKDLISTFEQQVVAEKIAAETQIIIKPIAKKPKVMNIQEQNEPAKQGEYKGLFRPVDTEEDHQQKTTEEEKESFKCDTDFPQQQNDEKQQWQNSKELYVPKEIPLESYAPPPQTSHYIPPSSGFPVYQHPSSSFAAPIENKPYSGFPLTKPATDPYNQVQQQQQQQQQQHSFSRTPQPQKQQSWTPTLSSAHPSPVSFNPSPLPYNKLAKFEQPDPSPIQSYQTPYQQRPLDVPTLNKPANVSPTIFSSSPMKSHYVTQTSPRPQSQQFPSQDYKSYNAGGFVNDRIPMVSSVDLSNCQNFNNSARGWGGVKKHEPYRPMVVTAKPVGNLRYSDF from the exons GTTAAAGTTGACAGCGACATTGAGAGACCTACAGCACAGCCCGCCTTGGTTTCTGCTCCAGAAGCAGTGACAGCAGCGCCATCTATTCCCTCACAACAATTACCAATCGATGGAACACAACAAATACAACTTCAAGAGAAACAAAGACAG GATAATATAAACAATACGTTAAAGGAAATAATATCAGATATCGATCGTGTTATCGAACAGGAAGATGGCCAGCAGCAAAAACACAACTATGAAGTTCAGCAAGAACAGAGAAGAAAAGAGCAACAGCGTCTTGATGAGCAACAGCGTTTGGCACAACAACTTCAATACCAACAGTACTTGAATCAGCAACAACCTGAATTCATGCCACAACAAACTCCATACTACCAAACGCAACCAGCGCTGCGCGGCCAGCATCCTACTGTTGCAACGAAGACTGTTAGCAATGAAGAATCTCGGTCAGAAACTGGGTACGTGAAGAAAAACGAAAGTTATGAAGTTGAG GAACACGATGGATTCCGAATGGCACGATCAAGTAAAACAACTGTACAAGAAAGCCATAGTCCTATGTACATGACACAAAAGGAGCAAAGATCAATGTCATTGCCGTATTGGAAAAACCAAAACACAGAG GAGTCATCATCAACGATTTCAAAAAGAGTCGATTTGCAGAAAATTTTCACACCAGCAACGGATTGTGAAGAAATTATACCAAAGAATC GAAAACTATATGCATCGTCAGCGTTTTATTCGCCAAATCTTCATCCGACTGTCGAGGATCAGGTTGCACTGGCACGAAGGATATCGCATTCGTTGAGTGACATTAGCAACCATACATCGAAGGGTCAGTCAATGTACGTAAATCGAAAAAAGCGATCCGTTAAATGGGTTCACGAAGGTTCAGGAAAAG GTCAACCCGATATTCAGGAATATAATGAAGAATACAAGGAGAACGAGAATAATTATAATGATAAAAATCTTTTAAGATTGGTCATGAATCCACGCGGTCAGGTACGAGATTTAAATTCAGTTCGCGAGCCGTTAAGTGAGACAGGTTTGTTGTCTCCTGATCGGTGTGCTGAGTTAGTAACAGCACTGAATGCTCCAAAAGGACGAG GTGCTGAACTTTTTGCAAAACGTCGCAGGAAAGCTGAAAAATGGATTGTGGATGAAACCAACGCTGGTATCGAGTCGCCATCGGGTCTAATAGATCATCAGCAGCAGCCGTACAAGCCAACATCACCTGCGAGCATGGTTCCAGCATACTCTGATGTAGGTATTCATCGTGTCCAACTGAACATGCAACAGGATAAAATTCAAGACAAGTACAGTCAGCCAAGTTTGAAAATAATCAAATCACCCTGGGAAGCCGCATTGGAAACGGGATCAGCTAGTAATGCTTTTGAAGAGGTAAACAAACATGGTGGACAATATCCTCATTACGGGCAGTATGAATATCAACAGACACCACACAAATCAATTACACCAACACCACTACAA gATCAGCAAGGTTGCAAGGTTTATCAGCCGAAATCATCGTCGTCTTCTAGTCAAAGGGATCTAGCTTACAAACCCAATATACCACAGGGATGGAAAGCGCCAGCAGTTGTTTTGCCTAAAG CTGTTTCTCCATATAACGAAATAGCCAACTTTGTCgaagcaacaacaaaaatcgaGCAAGTTTCCAGTGCAGCAAAAAAATGTGAAGAAATTACACAAAAGGATGAAGATGAGATTATTCATCtaatgacaaaaacaaaattaataatacCGAAACAAGAACAACAACATATGAAGACAGTTCCATACGCTGAAAACGATTATGTGAGCTATGACAGTGCTCTGCAACAGCTACAAAATGTTCTTGAGGGTTGTGAAAAACGCGAGATGGAGATGTTGCATGAACAGCAAAAACTTCAGCAGCAAATAAAACCTGAATATCAGGTTGGAGAAATGTTCTCCCAGCGAAAACAATCGGTTTCTCCAGATAAAGAGTACGAAAGCAACAATGAAGTTGCGATAATTGAAAAACAAGATGAAAATGAAGATTACGTCAAGGTTCCAGTAAAAGACCTGATTTCGACGTTTGAACAGCAGGTGGTAGCGGAAAAAATTGCTGCCGAGACCCAGATAATTATTAAACCTATCGCTAAAAAACCTAAAGTTATGAATATACAGGAACAAAACGAGCCGGCAAAGCAGGGTGAGTacaaaggactctttagaccaGTAGACACGGAAGAAGACCATCAGCAAAAGACGaccgaagaagaaaaagaatcaTTCAAGTGCGATACAGATTTTCCACAACAGCAAAACGACGAAAAACAGCAATGGCAGAATAGCAAAG AACTGTATGTGCCCAAGGAGATACCCCTTGAGAGTTATGCACCACCACCTCAAACATCCCACTATATTCCGCCGAGTAGTGGTTTTCCCGTGTACCAACATCCATCTTCTAGCTTTGCAGCACCAATTGAAAATAAGCCATATTCCGGTTTCCCATTGACCAAACCTGCAACAGATCCTTACAATCAGgtgcaacaacagcaacaacaacaacaacaacaacactcaTTTTCAAGAACACCACAACCGCAAAAGCAACAATCGTGGACACCAACTTTATCTTCAGCTCATCCAAGCCCGGTAAGCTTCAATCCTTCGCCGTTGCCCTACAATAAATTGGCCAAGTTCGAACAACCAGATCCATCACCGATTCAATCTTACCAAACACCATATCAGCAGCGTCCATTGGATGTCCCAACTTTGAATAAGCCAGCAAACGTTTCacctacaattttttcaagCTCTCCCATGAAAAGTCATTACGTTACACAAACTTCACCTCGACCCCAATCACAGCAGTTCCCTAGCCAGGATTATAAATCCTATAATGCTGGGGGCTTCGTAAATGATAGAATACCTATGGTTTCATCGGTCGATTTatcaaattgtcaaaattttaataattctgcTAGGGGTTGGGGtggagtaaaaaaacatgaacctTATCGTCCAATGGTAGTAACAGCTAAACCTGTTGGCAATCTTCGCTATTCAGATTTTTAA
- the LOC129920597 gene encoding uncharacterized protein LOC129920597 isoform X15, whose product MEHNKYNFKRNKDSTLNNNQDNINNTLKEIISDIDRVIEQEDGQQQKHNYEVQQEQRRKEQQRLDEQQRLAQQLQYQQYLNQQQPEFMPQQTPYYQTQPALRGQHPTVATKTVSNEESRSETGYVKKNESYEVEEHDGFRMARSSKTTVQESHSPMYMTQKEQRSMSLPYWKNQNTEESSSTISKRVDLQKIFTPATDCEEIIPKNRKLYASSAFYSPNLHPTVEDQVALARRISHSLSDISNHTSKGQSMYVNRKKRSVKWVHEGSGKGQPDIQEYNEEYKENENNYNDKNLLRLVMNPRGQVRDLNSVREPLSETGLLSPDRCAELVTALNAPKGRGAELFAKRRRKAEKWIVDETNAGIESPSGLIDHQQQPYKPTSPASMVPAYSDVGIHRVQLNMQQDKIQDKYSQPSLKIIKSPWEAALETGSASNAFEEVNKHGGQYPHYGQYEYQQTPHKSITPTPLQDQQGCKVYQPKSSSSSSQRDLAYKPNIPQGWKAPAVVLPKAVSPYNEIANFVEATTKIEQVSSAAKKCEEITQKDEDEIIHLMTKTKLIIPKQEQQHMKTVPYAENDYVSYDSALQQLQNVLEGCEKREMEMLHEQQKLQQQIKPEYQVGEMFSQRKQSVSPDKEYESNNEVAIIEKQDENEDYVKVPVKDLISTFEQQVVAEKIAAETQIIIKPIAKKPKVMNIQEQNEPAKQGEYKGLFRPVDTEEDHQQKTTEEEKESFKCDTDFPQQQNDEKQQWQNSKELYVPKEIPLESYAPPPQTSHYIPPSSGFPVYQHPSSSFAAPIENKPYSGFPLTKPATDPYNQVQQQQQQQQQQHSFSRTPQPQKQQSWTPTLSSAHPSPVSFNPSPLPYNKLAKFEQPDPSPIQSYQTPYQQRPLDVPTLNKPANVSPTIFSSSPMKSHYVTQTSPRPQSQQFPSQDYKSYNAGGFVNDRIPMVSSVDLSNCQNFNNSARGWGGVKKHEPYRPMVVTAKPVGNLRYSDF is encoded by the exons ATGGAACACAACAAATACAACTTCAAGAGAAACAAAGACAG TACACTCAACAATAATCAGGATAATATAAACAATACGTTAAAGGAAATAATATCAGATATCGATCGTGTTATCGAACAGGAAGATGGCCAGCAGCAAAAACACAACTATGAAGTTCAGCAAGAACAGAGAAGAAAAGAGCAACAGCGTCTTGATGAGCAACAGCGTTTGGCACAACAACTTCAATACCAACAGTACTTGAATCAGCAACAACCTGAATTCATGCCACAACAAACTCCATACTACCAAACGCAACCAGCGCTGCGCGGCCAGCATCCTACTGTTGCAACGAAGACTGTTAGCAATGAAGAATCTCGGTCAGAAACTGGGTACGTGAAGAAAAACGAAAGTTATGAAGTTGAG GAACACGATGGATTCCGAATGGCACGATCAAGTAAAACAACTGTACAAGAAAGCCATAGTCCTATGTACATGACACAAAAGGAGCAAAGATCAATGTCATTGCCGTATTGGAAAAACCAAAACACAGAG GAGTCATCATCAACGATTTCAAAAAGAGTCGATTTGCAGAAAATTTTCACACCAGCAACGGATTGTGAAGAAATTATACCAAAGAATC GAAAACTATATGCATCGTCAGCGTTTTATTCGCCAAATCTTCATCCGACTGTCGAGGATCAGGTTGCACTGGCACGAAGGATATCGCATTCGTTGAGTGACATTAGCAACCATACATCGAAGGGTCAGTCAATGTACGTAAATCGAAAAAAGCGATCCGTTAAATGGGTTCACGAAGGTTCAGGAAAAG GTCAACCCGATATTCAGGAATATAATGAAGAATACAAGGAGAACGAGAATAATTATAATGATAAAAATCTTTTAAGATTGGTCATGAATCCACGCGGTCAGGTACGAGATTTAAATTCAGTTCGCGAGCCGTTAAGTGAGACAGGTTTGTTGTCTCCTGATCGGTGTGCTGAGTTAGTAACAGCACTGAATGCTCCAAAAGGACGAG GTGCTGAACTTTTTGCAAAACGTCGCAGGAAAGCTGAAAAATGGATTGTGGATGAAACCAACGCTGGTATCGAGTCGCCATCGGGTCTAATAGATCATCAGCAGCAGCCGTACAAGCCAACATCACCTGCGAGCATGGTTCCAGCATACTCTGATGTAGGTATTCATCGTGTCCAACTGAACATGCAACAGGATAAAATTCAAGACAAGTACAGTCAGCCAAGTTTGAAAATAATCAAATCACCCTGGGAAGCCGCATTGGAAACGGGATCAGCTAGTAATGCTTTTGAAGAGGTAAACAAACATGGTGGACAATATCCTCATTACGGGCAGTATGAATATCAACAGACACCACACAAATCAATTACACCAACACCACTACAA gATCAGCAAGGTTGCAAGGTTTATCAGCCGAAATCATCGTCGTCTTCTAGTCAAAGGGATCTAGCTTACAAACCCAATATACCACAGGGATGGAAAGCGCCAGCAGTTGTTTTGCCTAAAG CTGTTTCTCCATATAACGAAATAGCCAACTTTGTCgaagcaacaacaaaaatcgaGCAAGTTTCCAGTGCAGCAAAAAAATGTGAAGAAATTACACAAAAGGATGAAGATGAGATTATTCATCtaatgacaaaaacaaaattaataatacCGAAACAAGAACAACAACATATGAAGACAGTTCCATACGCTGAAAACGATTATGTGAGCTATGACAGTGCTCTGCAACAGCTACAAAATGTTCTTGAGGGTTGTGAAAAACGCGAGATGGAGATGTTGCATGAACAGCAAAAACTTCAGCAGCAAATAAAACCTGAATATCAGGTTGGAGAAATGTTCTCCCAGCGAAAACAATCGGTTTCTCCAGATAAAGAGTACGAAAGCAACAATGAAGTTGCGATAATTGAAAAACAAGATGAAAATGAAGATTACGTCAAGGTTCCAGTAAAAGACCTGATTTCGACGTTTGAACAGCAGGTGGTAGCGGAAAAAATTGCTGCCGAGACCCAGATAATTATTAAACCTATCGCTAAAAAACCTAAAGTTATGAATATACAGGAACAAAACGAGCCGGCAAAGCAGGGTGAGTacaaaggactctttagaccaGTAGACACGGAAGAAGACCATCAGCAAAAGACGaccgaagaagaaaaagaatcaTTCAAGTGCGATACAGATTTTCCACAACAGCAAAACGACGAAAAACAGCAATGGCAGAATAGCAAAG AACTGTATGTGCCCAAGGAGATACCCCTTGAGAGTTATGCACCACCACCTCAAACATCCCACTATATTCCGCCGAGTAGTGGTTTTCCCGTGTACCAACATCCATCTTCTAGCTTTGCAGCACCAATTGAAAATAAGCCATATTCCGGTTTCCCATTGACCAAACCTGCAACAGATCCTTACAATCAGgtgcaacaacagcaacaacaacaacaacaacaacactcaTTTTCAAGAACACCACAACCGCAAAAGCAACAATCGTGGACACCAACTTTATCTTCAGCTCATCCAAGCCCGGTAAGCTTCAATCCTTCGCCGTTGCCCTACAATAAATTGGCCAAGTTCGAACAACCAGATCCATCACCGATTCAATCTTACCAAACACCATATCAGCAGCGTCCATTGGATGTCCCAACTTTGAATAAGCCAGCAAACGTTTCacctacaattttttcaagCTCTCCCATGAAAAGTCATTACGTTACACAAACTTCACCTCGACCCCAATCACAGCAGTTCCCTAGCCAGGATTATAAATCCTATAATGCTGGGGGCTTCGTAAATGATAGAATACCTATGGTTTCATCGGTCGATTTatcaaattgtcaaaattttaataattctgcTAGGGGTTGGGGtggagtaaaaaaacatgaacctTATCGTCCAATGGTAGTAACAGCTAAACCTGTTGGCAATCTTCGCTATTCAGATTTTTAA
- the LOC129920597 gene encoding uncharacterized protein LOC129920597 isoform X9 gives MEVAELETETGVSKSSTSVSESSKQVIASGAMQQAIRSEQSLDRCVEQSIQQNATQETVQVLKKSVVSSVLQVKVDSDIERPTAQPALVSAPEAVTAAPSIPSQQLPIDGTQQIQLQEKQRQDNINNTLKEIISDIDRVIEQEDGQQQKHNYEVQQEQRRKEQQRLDEQQRLAQQLQYQQYLNQQQPEFMPQQTPYYQTQPALRGQHPTVATKTVSNEESRSETGYVKKNESYEVEEHDGFRMARSSKTTVQESHSPMYMTQKEQRSMSLPYWKNQNTEESSSTISKRVDLQKIFTPATDCEEIIPKNRKLYASSAFYSPNLHPTVEDQVALARRISHSLSDISNHTSKGQSMYVNRKKRSVKWVHEGSGKGQPDIQEYNEEYKENENNYNDKNLLRLVMNPRGQVRDLNSVREPLSETGLLSPDRCAELVTALNAPKGRGAELFAKRRRKAEKWIVDETNAGIESPSGLIDHQQQPYKPTSPASMVPAYSDVGIHRVQLNMQQDKIQDKYSQPSLKIIKSPWEAALETGSASNAFEEVNKHGGQYPHYGQYEYQQTPHKSITPTPLQDQQGCKVYQPKSSSSSSQRDLAYKPNIPQGWKAPAVVLPKAVSPYNEIANFVEATTKIEQVSSAAKKCEEITQKDEDEIIHLMTKTKLIIPKQEQQHMKTVPYAENDYVSYDSALQQLQNVLEGCEKREMEMLHEQQKLQQQIKPEYQVGEMFSQRKQSVSPDKEYESNNEVAIIEKQDENEDYVKVPVKDLISTFEQQVVAEKIAAETQIIIKPIAKKPKVMNIQEQNEPAKQGEYKGLFRPVDTEEDHQQKTTEEEKESFKCDTDFPQQQNDEKQQWQNSKELYVPKEIPLESYAPPPQTSHYIPPSSGFPVYQHPSSSFAAPIENKPYSGFPLTKPATDPYNQVQQQQQQQQQQHSFSRTPQPQKQQSWTPTLSSAHPSPVSFNPSPLPYNKLAKFEQPDPSPIQSYQTPYQQRPLDVPTLNKPANVSPTIFSSSPMKSHYVTQTSPRPQSQQFPSQDYKSYNAGGFVNDRIPMVSSVDLSNCQNFNNSARGWGGVKKHEPYRPMVVTAKPVGNLRYSDF, from the exons CAGGTTAAAGTTGACAGCGACATTGAGAGACCTACAGCACAGCCCGCCTTGGTTTCTGCTCCAGAAGCAGTGACAGCAGCGCCATCTATTCCCTCACAACAATTACCAATCGATGGAACACAACAAATACAACTTCAAGAGAAACAAAGACAG GATAATATAAACAATACGTTAAAGGAAATAATATCAGATATCGATCGTGTTATCGAACAGGAAGATGGCCAGCAGCAAAAACACAACTATGAAGTTCAGCAAGAACAGAGAAGAAAAGAGCAACAGCGTCTTGATGAGCAACAGCGTTTGGCACAACAACTTCAATACCAACAGTACTTGAATCAGCAACAACCTGAATTCATGCCACAACAAACTCCATACTACCAAACGCAACCAGCGCTGCGCGGCCAGCATCCTACTGTTGCAACGAAGACTGTTAGCAATGAAGAATCTCGGTCAGAAACTGGGTACGTGAAGAAAAACGAAAGTTATGAAGTTGAG GAACACGATGGATTCCGAATGGCACGATCAAGTAAAACAACTGTACAAGAAAGCCATAGTCCTATGTACATGACACAAAAGGAGCAAAGATCAATGTCATTGCCGTATTGGAAAAACCAAAACACAGAG GAGTCATCATCAACGATTTCAAAAAGAGTCGATTTGCAGAAAATTTTCACACCAGCAACGGATTGTGAAGAAATTATACCAAAGAATC GAAAACTATATGCATCGTCAGCGTTTTATTCGCCAAATCTTCATCCGACTGTCGAGGATCAGGTTGCACTGGCACGAAGGATATCGCATTCGTTGAGTGACATTAGCAACCATACATCGAAGGGTCAGTCAATGTACGTAAATCGAAAAAAGCGATCCGTTAAATGGGTTCACGAAGGTTCAGGAAAAG GTCAACCCGATATTCAGGAATATAATGAAGAATACAAGGAGAACGAGAATAATTATAATGATAAAAATCTTTTAAGATTGGTCATGAATCCACGCGGTCAGGTACGAGATTTAAATTCAGTTCGCGAGCCGTTAAGTGAGACAGGTTTGTTGTCTCCTGATCGGTGTGCTGAGTTAGTAACAGCACTGAATGCTCCAAAAGGACGAG GTGCTGAACTTTTTGCAAAACGTCGCAGGAAAGCTGAAAAATGGATTGTGGATGAAACCAACGCTGGTATCGAGTCGCCATCGGGTCTAATAGATCATCAGCAGCAGCCGTACAAGCCAACATCACCTGCGAGCATGGTTCCAGCATACTCTGATGTAGGTATTCATCGTGTCCAACTGAACATGCAACAGGATAAAATTCAAGACAAGTACAGTCAGCCAAGTTTGAAAATAATCAAATCACCCTGGGAAGCCGCATTGGAAACGGGATCAGCTAGTAATGCTTTTGAAGAGGTAAACAAACATGGTGGACAATATCCTCATTACGGGCAGTATGAATATCAACAGACACCACACAAATCAATTACACCAACACCACTACAA gATCAGCAAGGTTGCAAGGTTTATCAGCCGAAATCATCGTCGTCTTCTAGTCAAAGGGATCTAGCTTACAAACCCAATATACCACAGGGATGGAAAGCGCCAGCAGTTGTTTTGCCTAAAG CTGTTTCTCCATATAACGAAATAGCCAACTTTGTCgaagcaacaacaaaaatcgaGCAAGTTTCCAGTGCAGCAAAAAAATGTGAAGAAATTACACAAAAGGATGAAGATGAGATTATTCATCtaatgacaaaaacaaaattaataatacCGAAACAAGAACAACAACATATGAAGACAGTTCCATACGCTGAAAACGATTATGTGAGCTATGACAGTGCTCTGCAACAGCTACAAAATGTTCTTGAGGGTTGTGAAAAACGCGAGATGGAGATGTTGCATGAACAGCAAAAACTTCAGCAGCAAATAAAACCTGAATATCAGGTTGGAGAAATGTTCTCCCAGCGAAAACAATCGGTTTCTCCAGATAAAGAGTACGAAAGCAACAATGAAGTTGCGATAATTGAAAAACAAGATGAAAATGAAGATTACGTCAAGGTTCCAGTAAAAGACCTGATTTCGACGTTTGAACAGCAGGTGGTAGCGGAAAAAATTGCTGCCGAGACCCAGATAATTATTAAACCTATCGCTAAAAAACCTAAAGTTATGAATATACAGGAACAAAACGAGCCGGCAAAGCAGGGTGAGTacaaaggactctttagaccaGTAGACACGGAAGAAGACCATCAGCAAAAGACGaccgaagaagaaaaagaatcaTTCAAGTGCGATACAGATTTTCCACAACAGCAAAACGACGAAAAACAGCAATGGCAGAATAGCAAAG AACTGTATGTGCCCAAGGAGATACCCCTTGAGAGTTATGCACCACCACCTCAAACATCCCACTATATTCCGCCGAGTAGTGGTTTTCCCGTGTACCAACATCCATCTTCTAGCTTTGCAGCACCAATTGAAAATAAGCCATATTCCGGTTTCCCATTGACCAAACCTGCAACAGATCCTTACAATCAGgtgcaacaacagcaacaacaacaacaacaacaacactcaTTTTCAAGAACACCACAACCGCAAAAGCAACAATCGTGGACACCAACTTTATCTTCAGCTCATCCAAGCCCGGTAAGCTTCAATCCTTCGCCGTTGCCCTACAATAAATTGGCCAAGTTCGAACAACCAGATCCATCACCGATTCAATCTTACCAAACACCATATCAGCAGCGTCCATTGGATGTCCCAACTTTGAATAAGCCAGCAAACGTTTCacctacaattttttcaagCTCTCCCATGAAAAGTCATTACGTTACACAAACTTCACCTCGACCCCAATCACAGCAGTTCCCTAGCCAGGATTATAAATCCTATAATGCTGGGGGCTTCGTAAATGATAGAATACCTATGGTTTCATCGGTCGATTTatcaaattgtcaaaattttaataattctgcTAGGGGTTGGGGtggagtaaaaaaacatgaacctTATCGTCCAATGGTAGTAACAGCTAAACCTGTTGGCAATCTTCGCTATTCAGATTTTTAA